One Paenibacillus riograndensis SBR5 DNA segment encodes these proteins:
- a CDS encoding nucleotidyltransferase family protein, translating to MRIHHELDLLRVVKEDRWMMNILAAVRDLHLPDSWVCAGFVRSKVWDVQHGFTERTPLGDVDVIYYDPDDIREEVEKSWEAQLRSTAPSVPWSVKNQARMHTVNGLAPYSSSTDGMSKFPETATALGLAMDEYGELRLAAPHGVSDALELTVRPSPHFRANSQLHPIYEARVAGKNWQAVWDQLQVLSVREN from the coding sequence TTGCGGATACATCATGAATTGGACCTGCTGCGGGTTGTAAAAGAAGACCGCTGGATGATGAACATCCTGGCTGCTGTGAGGGATTTGCATTTGCCGGACTCCTGGGTCTGCGCCGGTTTTGTGCGTTCCAAAGTGTGGGATGTGCAGCACGGGTTTACCGAAAGAACCCCCTTGGGGGATGTGGATGTAATCTATTACGACCCGGACGATATCCGTGAGGAAGTGGAAAAATCCTGGGAAGCGCAGCTGCGGAGCACAGCTCCCTCTGTCCCCTGGTCGGTCAAAAATCAAGCGAGAATGCATACAGTTAACGGCCTCGCGCCATACTCCTCATCCACAGACGGCATGTCCAAATTCCCTGAAACGGCAACCGCGCTGGGCCTTGCCATGGATGAGTATGGAGAGCTTAGGCTAGCCGCTCCGCATGGGGTTTCGGATGCGCTGGAGCTGACCGTCCGCCCGTCGCCGCACTTCAGGGCGAATTCGCAGCTGCATCCTATCTATGAGGCACGGGTTGCCGGGAAGAACTGGCAGGCCGTCTGGGATCAGCTGCAGGTGCTTTCCGTACGGGAGAATTAA
- a CDS encoding LytR/AlgR family response regulator transcription factor — protein sequence MRAIIVEDEVLARQELAFLIGANSAIRIAGEFEDGLDALKYLQTEEVDVIFLDINIPSIDGVLLAQNISRFSVKPYIVFITAYKEHAAEAFEIEAFDYILKPYSETRIKAMLHKLEVAFAARGHQGEEEHVKLSDKVNLWKNEKIIVVDADEIYYASAQEKTTSVITKGEEYNMALSISEFHSRLPQDRFFRCHRSYLVNLSKIKEIIPWFNNTYLLRLRDLDFEVPVSRSKVKEFRQIMRI from the coding sequence ATGAGAGCGATAATTGTAGAGGATGAAGTGCTGGCAAGGCAGGAGCTTGCCTTTCTGATCGGAGCAAACAGCGCCATAAGGATTGCCGGAGAGTTCGAGGACGGTCTGGACGCACTGAAGTATCTGCAGACGGAGGAAGTGGATGTGATTTTTCTGGATATCAATATTCCTTCCATCGATGGTGTGCTGCTGGCCCAGAATATCAGCCGGTTCTCGGTCAAGCCCTATATCGTCTTTATTACCGCGTACAAGGAACATGCTGCCGAGGCCTTCGAGATCGAAGCCTTCGACTATATTCTGAAGCCTTACAGCGAAACGCGGATCAAGGCGATGCTGCATAAGCTGGAGGTGGCATTTGCTGCGCGCGGACATCAAGGGGAAGAGGAGCATGTGAAGCTGAGCGACAAGGTCAACCTGTGGAAAAATGAGAAGATTATCGTCGTCGATGCTGATGAGATCTATTATGCTTCCGCTCAGGAGAAAACGACAAGTGTCATTACTAAAGGGGAAGAGTACAACATGGCGCTCAGCATCAGTGAGTTTCACAGCCGTTTGCCGCAGGACCGCTTCTTCCGCTGTCACCGTTCGTATCTGGTGAACCTGTCCAAAATCAAGGAAATTATCCCCTGGTTCAACAATACCTACCTGCTCCGGCTGCGTGATCTGGACTTTGAAGTGCCGGTCAGCCGCAGCAAGGTGAAGGAATTCAGGCAGATCATGCGCATTTAA
- a CDS encoding L-lactate MFS transporter has protein sequence MTTIAGSKRWLIVLGTVIMQMGLGTIYTWSLFNAQLVSKFGWELSSVSITFSITSFALAFATLFAGKLQDRLGLRRLTAAAGIMLGLGLIFSSQARSLPMLYLLAGVVVGYADGTAYITSLSNLIKWFPKNKGLISGVSVGAYGTGSLLFKYINGSLIDSAGVSNAFLYWGLMVMAMIVIGSMLVREAPVAVQVQAAPGSAAPSTAGVSGAAVSAAAKDYTVKEMLRTKEAYLLFVVFFTACMSGLYLIGVVKDIGVQLAGLNIATAANAVAMIAIFNTAGRLILGALSDRMSRLKLVSATLLVTAIATLTLSYATLSYGLFFTCVAAIAFCFGGNITVFPAIVGDFFGLANHSKNYGIVYQGFGIGALSGSFVAAFLGGFKPTFTVIGLLCILACILAVSLKPPVQKQAREKGISLKPSRRTA, from the coding sequence ATGACGACTATAGCGGGCAGCAAGCGGTGGCTCATTGTGTTAGGTACAGTGATTATGCAAATGGGACTGGGCACGATCTATACCTGGAGCCTGTTCAATGCGCAGCTTGTCAGTAAATTCGGCTGGGAGCTCAGCTCTGTCTCGATAACTTTTTCCATTACCAGCTTTGCCCTGGCCTTCGCGACACTGTTTGCGGGGAAACTGCAGGACCGGCTCGGGCTCCGCAGACTGACCGCTGCCGCAGGGATTATGCTGGGTCTGGGTCTGATCTTCAGTTCACAGGCCCGCTCCCTTCCGATGTTGTACCTGCTGGCCGGTGTAGTTGTTGGTTATGCGGACGGAACAGCGTATATTACGTCGCTGTCCAATCTGATTAAATGGTTCCCGAAGAACAAAGGCTTAATCTCCGGTGTATCGGTGGGTGCCTATGGAACAGGAAGCCTGCTCTTCAAATATATCAACGGCAGTCTGATTGATTCCGCAGGAGTATCAAATGCCTTTCTGTACTGGGGCCTTATGGTCATGGCCATGATCGTGATCGGCTCGATGCTGGTTCGGGAAGCGCCTGTGGCCGTACAGGTACAAGCGGCTCCGGGGTCAGCAGCTCCTTCAACTGCTGGTGTTTCGGGTGCCGCCGTTTCAGCGGCGGCGAAAGACTACACCGTCAAAGAAATGCTCCGCACCAAGGAAGCCTATCTGCTGTTCGTGGTCTTTTTCACCGCATGCATGAGCGGCCTCTACCTGATTGGTGTCGTCAAGGATATCGGCGTTCAGCTTGCAGGGCTGAATATCGCTACGGCGGCCAATGCCGTGGCAATGATCGCTATCTTCAATACCGCCGGACGGCTGATTCTTGGAGCGCTGTCTGACCGGATGAGCCGGCTGAAGCTGGTCAGCGCCACACTTCTGGTCACTGCCATCGCGACGCTGACGCTAAGCTACGCCACCCTAAGCTATGGGCTGTTCTTCACTTGTGTGGCTGCCATTGCTTTCTGCTTCGGGGGGAACATTACGGTGTTCCCGGCGATTGTTGGCGACTTCTTCGGCCTTGCCAATCACAGCAAGAACTATGGCATCGTCTACCAGGGCTTCGGGATCGGCGCGTTGTCCGGCTCGTTCGTCGCTGCGTTCCTCGGCGGCTTCAAGCCTACCTTCACCGTCATCGGCCTCTTGTGCATCCTGGCCTGTATCCTTGCGGTTTCCCTGAAGCCTCCGGTGCAGAAGCAGGCCAGAGAAAAGGGAATAAGCCTGAAGCCTTCACGGCGTACGGCTTGA
- a CDS encoding LytS/YhcK type 5TM receptor domain-containing protein, whose protein sequence is MCLFVLTRVPRFKEIFVQGAYAPQELAMVTVIFSLFAIFGTYTGINVEGSLVNVRIIAIVAGGILFGPWVGLITGVISGVHRFLIDIGGITSVPCLITSIAAGMVSGVIYRRTSAEHRWIAGILAGMACEALTMVLILVMANPASLGVDIVSKIAFPMIAGQISVGLIVLLVQSVEGEKERIAAKQSKLALDIANKTLPYFRSITPQSLRIICGIIKEDIGADAVAITDTRYIRAYVGVGEEYYAETNEIISEETKMTLRSGEITIRDDDTEYMNRAIRSLIIIPLKEKGEVTGALKIYYTKAHKITYSLQAMAVGLSQIISTLMEVSRVEDIKEMANKAELKALQTSINPHFLFNALNAIISSIRIDPDKARELIVNLSGYMRYNLELTDEFIDIRRELQQVQQYVEIEKARFGSRLAVEYEIDELEVRIPSLIIQPLVENAIVHGILKVRGQGTVTISVKDLGSAVRIGITDTGIGISEETIGKVYSGNMPDHKIGLYNVHQRVKLIYGKGLTIHRLDQGTEIYFDVTKEQR, encoded by the coding sequence ATGTGCCTCTTTGTGCTGACACGGGTGCCGCGGTTTAAAGAGATTTTTGTCCAGGGAGCTTATGCTCCCCAGGAGCTGGCGATGGTGACGGTAATCTTTAGCCTGTTCGCGATCTTCGGGACCTACACGGGGATTAATGTCGAGGGGTCGCTGGTGAACGTGCGGATCATCGCTATCGTCGCCGGCGGAATCCTCTTCGGTCCCTGGGTGGGCCTGATCACCGGGGTCATTTCCGGAGTTCACCGTTTTCTGATTGATATTGGCGGAATTACTTCGGTCCCCTGCCTGATTACGAGTATTGCAGCGGGGATGGTCTCGGGTGTCATTTACCGCCGTACTTCGGCAGAGCACCGCTGGATTGCGGGCATCCTGGCCGGGATGGCCTGTGAAGCGCTGACGATGGTGCTGATTCTGGTCATGGCCAATCCGGCGTCGCTTGGTGTGGATATCGTTTCGAAGATCGCTTTTCCGATGATTGCCGGCCAGATCAGTGTCGGTCTTATAGTCTTGCTCGTTCAGAGCGTGGAAGGGGAGAAGGAACGGATTGCCGCGAAGCAGTCCAAGCTGGCTCTGGATATTGCCAATAAGACCCTGCCTTATTTTCGCAGCATCACTCCCCAGTCGCTCCGCATCATCTGCGGGATTATTAAGGAGGACATTGGAGCCGACGCGGTAGCCATTACCGATACCCGCTACATCCGCGCCTATGTCGGCGTTGGAGAGGAGTATTATGCCGAGACGAATGAGATTATCAGTGAAGAGACGAAGATGACGCTCCGCAGCGGCGAGATTACGATCCGCGACGATGATACGGAGTATATGAACCGGGCGATTCGTTCGCTGATTATCATTCCGCTGAAAGAGAAGGGCGAGGTCACAGGTGCGCTTAAAATTTATTACACCAAAGCCCACAAAATCACTTATTCATTGCAGGCAATGGCGGTGGGGCTGTCACAGATCATCTCGACGCTAATGGAAGTGTCGCGGGTGGAGGACATCAAGGAGATGGCCAACAAGGCGGAGCTGAAGGCATTGCAGACAAGCATTAATCCCCATTTTCTGTTCAATGCGCTGAACGCCATTATTTCTTCCATTCGCATTGACCCGGATAAGGCGCGGGAGCTGATCGTCAATCTGTCGGGCTATATGCGCTACAATCTGGAGCTGACCGACGAATTCATCGATATCCGGCGCGAACTCCAGCAGGTCCAGCAGTACGTGGAGATTGAAAAAGCGCGCTTCGGCAGCCGTCTGGCTGTGGAATATGAGATTGACGAGCTGGAGGTGCGTATTCCCAGTCTGATTATTCAGCCTTTGGTGGAGAATGCGATTGTTCACGGCATTTTGAAGGTGAGAGGCCAAGGTACGGTGACCATCTCGGTAAAAGATCTGGGAAGCGCGGTGCGGATCGGCATTACCGATACCGGTATAGGGATCAGCGAGGAAACGATCGGGAAGGTCTACAGCGGAAACATGCCGGATCACAAAATAGGACTGTACAATGTGCATCAGCGGGTGAAGCTAATTTACGGCAAAGGCCTGACGATCCACCGGCTGGATCAGGGGACGGAAATTTATTTTGACGTGACAAAGGAGCAGCGATGA